From Pseudoalteromonas sp. R3, one genomic window encodes:
- a CDS encoding M3 family metallopeptidase: MMKKLLALAVSSALLVTACTGGDRTSGLQKGAASATVTEGNPLLVSSTLQYQSPDFNTVSDAHFAPAFEQGMAEQIAEVNAIISQTDPASFSNTIVALERSGELLKRTQAVFFNLSGTDSNAERRALQSELAPKLAGHYDNIYLNKALYERVAQVYGQLNVLDLSAEEKRLTEVYYKQFVRAGAKLTDAQQKEIREINAALSSLTTQFSQHLLALSKSNVVLVQDKAKLAGLTDAHIAQLAQAAEQAGHPGQYLIKITNTTRQPILAKLEDRQLREQVWRASAYRGLKGDNNNREIVAQLAQLRAKKAALLGYESWAHYGLDEQMAKTPTAVYDMFASMVPALLKNVDAEAQAIKDKIRATGGDFELQAWDWLYYADKVRQDKFDLDESEVKAYFEFNQVLKDGLFYTMERLYGVTFKPRNDIPVYHPDVRAYEVFDADGTSLALFMADYFARDGKRGGAWMSSFVQQSGLDNQRPVVINVMNIEKAPDGQPTLLSYSEATTMFHELGHGLHGMLSQVTYPSLAGTSVSRDFVEFPSTFEEDWAIHPEVIQNYAKHYQTKEAIPQALLNKVIASRSFNMGFDTLEYVAAALLDMEWHALAADAPLQDLVEFERAALTKHGVNIDYAPPRYKSAYFAHSMGGGYSAGYYAYMWSEILAADAYAYVQSQGGLNRKIGSHYRKHILEVGNSRDLMESYKAFRGAEPTTEALLKRRGLNVAP, translated from the coding sequence ATGATGAAAAAGTTGCTAGCATTGGCGGTAAGTTCCGCCTTACTTGTAACGGCCTGCACGGGCGGGGATCGTACTTCAGGCTTGCAAAAAGGCGCAGCCTCTGCGACGGTAACTGAAGGCAACCCACTACTGGTATCGAGCACATTGCAATATCAATCACCGGATTTTAATACCGTCAGCGACGCGCATTTCGCGCCGGCATTTGAGCAGGGCATGGCTGAGCAAATAGCTGAAGTGAATGCAATTATCAGCCAAACAGACCCTGCCAGCTTTAGTAATACCATTGTTGCGCTGGAGCGAAGTGGTGAATTACTAAAGCGGACCCAGGCTGTATTCTTTAACCTGTCTGGCACCGATTCTAATGCAGAGCGCCGGGCGCTACAGTCTGAACTGGCTCCCAAACTGGCCGGTCACTACGACAACATTTACCTGAATAAAGCCTTGTATGAGCGCGTAGCCCAGGTTTACGGACAGCTGAATGTGCTTGACCTCAGCGCGGAAGAAAAGCGCCTGACAGAAGTCTATTACAAGCAATTTGTCAGAGCGGGTGCCAAGCTGACGGACGCGCAACAAAAAGAGATCCGTGAGATTAATGCGGCTTTGTCGTCATTAACCACGCAGTTCTCGCAGCACCTGCTGGCACTGTCGAAAAGCAATGTTGTGTTGGTTCAGGACAAAGCGAAACTGGCTGGCCTGACAGATGCCCATATCGCGCAGCTGGCACAAGCGGCTGAACAAGCCGGGCATCCGGGACAGTATCTGATCAAAATTACCAATACCACGCGTCAGCCTATTCTGGCCAAGCTCGAAGACCGTCAGTTGCGTGAGCAGGTATGGCGCGCATCCGCTTATCGTGGCTTAAAAGGTGACAACAACAACCGCGAAATTGTCGCACAGCTGGCACAGCTCAGAGCAAAAAAGGCGGCGCTACTAGGTTATGAGAGCTGGGCACATTATGGCCTGGATGAGCAAATGGCCAAAACACCCACCGCAGTGTATGACATGTTTGCCAGTATGGTGCCTGCGTTGTTGAAGAATGTCGATGCAGAGGCTCAGGCTATTAAAGACAAAATCCGCGCCACGGGCGGCGACTTTGAACTACAGGCCTGGGACTGGTTGTACTATGCCGATAAGGTTCGTCAGGATAAGTTCGATCTGGATGAGTCAGAGGTGAAAGCCTATTTTGAATTCAATCAGGTACTGAAAGATGGCCTGTTCTATACAATGGAGCGCCTGTATGGCGTAACCTTCAAGCCACGTAACGATATTCCGGTTTACCACCCGGATGTGAGAGCCTATGAAGTCTTTGATGCCGATGGTACCAGCCTGGCACTTTTTATGGCTGACTACTTTGCCCGTGATGGTAAGCGTGGTGGCGCCTGGATGAGTTCGTTTGTACAACAATCAGGCCTGGATAATCAGCGCCCGGTTGTGATCAATGTGATGAACATCGAAAAAGCGCCTGATGGCCAGCCAACATTACTGAGTTACTCTGAAGCAACTACTATGTTCCATGAATTGGGCCATGGATTGCACGGCATGCTGTCTCAGGTGACTTATCCGAGCTTAGCGGGGACGTCTGTATCTCGTGACTTTGTGGAGTTCCCGTCAACGTTTGAAGAAGACTGGGCTATTCATCCGGAAGTTATCCAAAACTATGCGAAGCATTACCAAACCAAAGAAGCGATTCCGCAGGCATTACTGAACAAAGTGATTGCCAGCCGTAGCTTCAATATGGGCTTTGATACACTGGAATATGTTGCCGCAGCTTTGTTGGATATGGAATGGCATGCGCTGGCGGCGGATGCGCCTTTGCAAGATCTGGTTGAGTTCGAGCGAGCCGCATTGACTAAGCATGGCGTGAACATCGACTATGCGCCACCCAGATATAAATCCGCTTACTTTGCTCACTCAATGGGAGGTGGCTACTCCGCAGGTTACTACGCCTACATGTGGAGTGAGATCCTGGCGGCCGATGCCTATGCTTATGTGCAGTCTCAGGGCGGGCTCAATCGCAAGATTGGCAGCCACTACCGCAAGCACATTCTCGAAGTGGGGAATTCTCGCGACCTGATGGAATCTTACAAAGCTTTCCGTGGCGCAGAGCCGACCACCGAAGCGCTTCTGAAACGCCGTGGACTAAACGTCGCTCCATAA
- a CDS encoding DUF1826 domain-containing protein, translated as MMTRALATSENPEIPANRYAAISSEPSILTDIYREEINLSVWQCALTQALNSEVTDLLNATSELQLSIAATPEQTIDGLHAASALLVDKPALSEHLAMLVDMFCTLFELKRAGLRLTVLNKAMCPKFHVDHIPCRLVSTLGGVASQWLPHNKVDRSKLGLGSKGKQDHESGIYTCQSDIQQLNTGDVALLKGSGWLGNEEGALVHRSPSPAAGETRLLLTLDFID; from the coding sequence ATGATGACCCGTGCTTTAGCCACCAGTGAAAATCCAGAAATCCCAGCCAATCGGTATGCCGCGATATCCTCTGAGCCAAGTATTCTGACGGATATTTATCGCGAAGAAATTAACCTGAGCGTCTGGCAATGTGCACTGACTCAGGCGCTTAATTCAGAAGTGACGGATTTACTGAATGCTACTAGCGAGTTGCAGCTGTCGATTGCGGCGACACCTGAGCAGACAATAGACGGGTTACACGCGGCGTCTGCTCTGCTTGTTGATAAGCCAGCGCTGAGTGAACATCTGGCAATGCTGGTGGATATGTTTTGCACCTTGTTTGAACTCAAACGTGCCGGACTCAGGCTCACGGTACTCAATAAAGCCATGTGTCCTAAGTTCCATGTTGATCATATTCCTTGTCGGCTGGTGAGTACATTGGGTGGTGTTGCCTCTCAGTGGTTACCACACAATAAGGTGGATCGCAGCAAACTGGGTTTGGGCAGTAAAGGCAAACAGGACCATGAGTCCGGAATTTACACTTGTCAGTCGGATATTCAACAACTCAACACCGGCGATGTTGCCCTGTTGAAAGGATCAGGCTGGCTCGGTAATGAAGAGGGAGCTCTGGTACATCGTTCTCCGTCGCCCGCTGCGGGTGAAACGCGCCTGTTGCTCACGCTGGACTTTATTGACTGA
- a CDS encoding MarR family winged helix-turn-helix transcriptional regulator, with protein MNEELYNLIERLANLLRHETRQTGLAMGLQPVQQEALYYLSICNRYSDTLLAVTDYLGLTKGTVSQTLKVLETKGLIEKVKDSEDKRITHLKVTEAGRTFLTQTCPPQQFSEVACKLSAQAQGTLQEALTEMLHQYQQRSGRNGFGVCRQCKYNQSSQGRFVCGLTKESLSVQDTKQICREFTQ; from the coding sequence ATGAACGAAGAACTCTATAACTTAATCGAGCGGCTGGCTAATTTGCTGCGCCATGAGACCCGTCAAACAGGCTTGGCGATGGGGTTGCAGCCAGTACAACAGGAAGCCCTGTACTACCTGTCTATTTGTAATCGTTACTCAGATACTTTGCTGGCGGTCACTGACTACCTGGGCTTGACCAAAGGTACTGTGTCACAGACACTAAAAGTACTTGAAACCAAAGGGTTGATAGAGAAAGTCAAAGATTCTGAGGACAAGCGTATAACCCATCTGAAAGTCACTGAGGCTGGGCGAACATTTTTAACCCAAACCTGTCCGCCGCAACAGTTTTCAGAGGTGGCCTGCAAACTGTCTGCGCAAGCACAAGGCACCTTGCAAGAAGCACTCACAGAAATGCTTCACCAGTACCAACAGCGCAGTGGGCGCAATGGTTTCGGAGTGTGTCGTCAGTGTAAATACAATCAGTCTTCACAAGGCAGGTTTGTCTGTGGGCTCACGAAGGAGTCACTGTCTGTGCAGGATACCAAGCAGATATGCAGAGAATTTACTCAGTGA